In Candidatus Rokuibacteriota bacterium, one DNA window encodes the following:
- a CDS encoding ABC transporter ATP-binding protein: MGGEPVSRTVEVDVSQRFGELVVLDRLTFSIAENEFLCLLGRSGCGKTTVANLMAGLVPCSEGSVTIDGVPVDPRRHELAFVFQEPSLWPWRTVRHNIRIGLEIKRVPRAEVDRRVQEMIELVGLGGFEDYYPYQISGGMKQRVAIARAFAVDADLVLMDEPFAALDGQTRMTMQAEVLRIWEKRKTTVVFVTHSLEEAVYLAERIIVLTEKPTRIKANLAVDLPRPRDFAHPGFIALRKRLGELIGT; this comes from the coding sequence CTGGGAGGTGAGCCTGTGAGCCGAACGGTGGAGGTGGACGTCTCCCAGCGCTTCGGGGAGCTGGTCGTGCTCGACCGGCTGACGTTCTCGATCGCGGAGAACGAGTTCCTCTGCCTGCTTGGTCGCAGCGGGTGCGGCAAGACCACGGTGGCGAACCTGATGGCCGGCCTCGTCCCGTGTTCCGAAGGGTCGGTGACGATCGACGGGGTCCCCGTCGATCCCCGCCGCCACGAGCTGGCCTTCGTGTTCCAGGAGCCCTCCCTCTGGCCCTGGCGGACGGTGCGCCACAACATCCGGATCGGGCTCGAGATCAAGCGGGTCCCGCGCGCCGAGGTCGACCGCCGCGTGCAGGAGATGATCGAGCTGGTCGGGCTCGGGGGCTTCGAGGACTATTACCCGTACCAGATCTCGGGCGGCATGAAACAGCGGGTCGCCATCGCCCGTGCCTTCGCGGTGGACGCGGATCTCGTCCTCATGGACGAGCCATTCGCCGCGCTCGATGGGCAGACGCGCATGACGATGCAGGCGGAAGTGCTGCGCATCTGGGAGAAGCGGAAGACGACGGTCGTCTTCGTCACCCATAGCCTCGAGGAGGCCGTCTATCTGGCCGAGCGGATCATCGTGCTGACCGAGAAGCCGACGCGGATCAAGGCGAACCTCGCGGTCGACCTGCCGCGGCCGCGGGACTTCGCGCATCCCGGGTTCATCGCGCTGCGGAAGCGGCTCGGCGAGCTGATCGGGACGTGA